Proteins encoded together in one Hevea brasiliensis isolate MT/VB/25A 57/8 chromosome 16, ASM3005281v1, whole genome shotgun sequence window:
- the LOC131174815 gene encoding S-adenosylmethionine decarboxylase proenzyme-like, with product MALPISAIGFEGYEKRLELSFSEPSFFADPGGMGLRSLSKSQLDEILKPAECTIVDSLSNNHIDSYVLSESSLFVYPYKVIIKTCGTTKLLLSIPAILKLADTLSLTVCSVRYTRGSFKFPGAQSFPHRCFSEEVAVLDGHFGKLGLDSIAYVMGSPDKTQKWHVYSASVDVGYKLRSAHTLEMCMTGLDRDRASVFYKTQSSSAAVMTEESGIRKILPQSDICDFDFDPCGYSMNAIEGDAISTIHITPEDGFSYASFEAVGYNFEDMNLTQLLERVLACFEPTEFSIALHSEVLHDELGKKLALDVKGYSSGGRNHEDLGKGGTIIYESFVRSKGCASPRSILKCCWSEDENDEEVEEK from the coding sequence ATGGCCTTGCCTATATCTGCTATTGGATTTGAAGGCTATGAAAAGAGGCTTGAATTGTCCTTTTCTGAGCCTAGTTTCTTTGCTGATCCTGGAGGGATGGGCCTccgctctctgtccaaatctcaaTTAGATGAGATTCTCAAACCAGCTGAATGCACCATTGTTGATTCGCTTTCAAATAATCACATTGATTCCTATGTTCTTTCAGAATCTAGTCTCTTTGTGTACCCTTACAAAGTTATCATTAAAACTTGTGGGACTACCAAATTGCTTCTTTCAATCCCAGCAATTCTGAAATTGGCTGATACTCTTTCACTCACTGTATGTTCTGTGAGGTATACTCGTGGGAGCTTCAAATTTCCTGGGGCTCAGTCATTTCCACATCGTTGCTTCTCTGAGGAAGTAGCTGTTCTTGATGGCCATTTTGGCAAACTTGGTTTGGATAGCATAGCATATGTGATGGGTAGTCCTgacaaaacccaaaaatggcaTGTATACTCTGCTTCTGTTGATGTTGGGTACAAGTTGCGCAGTGCCCACACTCTTGAAATGTGCATGACTGGCTTGGACAGGGACCGAGCATCTGTTTTCTACAAAACACAATCCAGTTCAGCTGCTGTGATGACTGAGGAATCTGGTATTAGGAAGATCCTCCCACAATCTGATATCTGTGATTTTGATTTTGACCCATGTGGTTACTCCATGAATGCCATTGAAGGGGATGCAATCTCTACAATTCACATCACTCCAGAAGATGGTTTCAGTTATGCGAGTTTTGAAGCTGTGGGTTACAATTTTGAAGATATGAATTTGACTCAGCTGCTTGAAAGGGTTTTGGCTTGCTTTGAACCAACTGAGTTCTCCATTGCATTGCATTCTGAAGTTTTACACGATGAACTGGGAAAGAAGTTAGCTCTGGATGTGAAGGGATATAGCAGTGGAGGGAGGAACCATGAAGATCTTGGGAAGGGTGGAACAATCATCTATGAGAGTTTTGTAAGAAGCAAAGGATGTGCGTCTCCAAGGTCAATCCTGAAATGTTGTTGGAGCGAGGATGAGAACGACGAGGAAGTTGAAGAAAAATAG
- the LOC110643302 gene encoding uncharacterized protein LOC110643302 yields MQTDELHDITLRLSESNWAHHHATYIHRWNRREQYIVQGQQMGQPLHHHSEYMEWYRRAGRRWISISGAAIGCVEDAIEDCLIKLQNPSTQNVAEVKRTLRKMMIALEQESRLCQMPPPRPHLKQRTFNDELEEDQPINQPRPSRDQRRRQSRPPRRRQHQMR; encoded by the exons ATGCAAACAGATGAGTTGCACGATATTACTCTCCGACTCAGTGAGAGTAATTGGGCACACCACCATGCAACATATATTCATCGTTGGAATAGGCGAGAACAATATATTGTTCAAGGGCAACAAATGGGACAACCACTCCACCATCATTCTGAATATATGGAGTGGTACCGTCGAGCTGGTAGACGTTGGATCTCAATAAGTGGAGCTGCTATTGGTTGTGTG gAGGACGCAATTGAGGATTGTTTGATAaaattacaaaatccatcaacACAAAACGTGGCAGAAGTTAAGCGTACATTAAGAAAAATGATGATTGCTCTGGAACAAGAAAGTAGGCTTTGCCAAATGCCACCTCCTCGCCCGCACCTCAAGCAAAGAACTTTTAATGATGAATTGGAAGAGGACCAACCCATCAACCAACCTCGCCCCTCACGTGACCAAAGACGACGCCAATCACGCCCTCCTCGACGTCGCCAACATCAAATGCGCTAA